Proteins from a single region of Bogoriella caseilytica:
- the rpmI gene encoding 50S ribosomal protein L35, with product MPKNKTHSGAKKRFKLTGSGKLRREQANRRHLLEHKSSRRTRRLAQDQDVAPVDVKKIKRLLGK from the coding sequence ATGCCGAAGAACAAGACGCACTCCGGTGCGAAGAAGCGGTTCAAGCTGACTGGTAGCGGCAAGCTGCGCCGGGAACAGGCCAACCGCCGTCACCTGCTCGAGCACAAGTCGAGCCGCCGGACCCGCCGCTTGGCCCAGGACCAGGACGTCGCTCCGGTTGACGTGAAGAAGATCAAGCGCCTGCTCGGCAAGTAA
- the rplT gene encoding 50S ribosomal protein L20: MARVKRAVNAQKKRRTTLERAAGYRGQRSRLYRKAKEQVTHSFTYAYRDRRARKGEFRKLWIQRINAAARAEGMTYNRLIQGLKAAEVEVDRRMLAELAVNEPEAFKALVATAKKALPDDVNAPAA, translated from the coding sequence GTGGCACGCGTCAAGCGGGCAGTTAACGCCCAGAAGAAGCGCCGCACGACCCTCGAGCGCGCCGCCGGCTACCGGGGTCAGCGCTCGAGGCTGTACCGCAAGGCCAAGGAGCAGGTGACGCACTCGTTCACCTACGCCTACCGCGACCGCCGGGCCCGCAAGGGTGAGTTCCGCAAGCTGTGGATCCAGCGCATCAATGCGGCGGCCCGCGCCGAGGGCATGACCTACAACCGCCTCATCCAGGGCCTGAAGGCCGCTGAGGTCGAGGTCGACCGTCGCATGCTGGCCGAGCTGGCCGTCAACGAGCCGGAGGCCTTCAAGGCGCTGGTCGCGACCGCGAAGAAGGCTCTGCCCGACGACGTCAACGCTCCCGCTGCCTGA
- a CDS encoding TrmH family RNA methyltransferase — MLTNPRADRVRRVAGLSGRSARARQGRYLVEGPQAVREAVQYAASSVRDVYLTEGAANRYPEIPQAADESGLYVHLASPEVLRAMSPDAQEILAVAEIPQHRGLEALAELPSRPPRLLAICAEVTDPGNAGTLIRAADAAGADAVVFCNGSVDVTNPKVVRAGAGSSFHLPVLTGVTLSAAIAAVHERGLQVLAADGQGDHDLDELLDAAAAQGSAPALVGSVADEVAMLETAGPALTAPTAWLFGHEARGLNAEQLALADAAIRIPIHGQAESLNLATAAALCLYASARAQR; from the coding sequence ATGCTGACCAACCCCCGCGCCGACAGGGTGCGGCGGGTGGCCGGACTCTCCGGGCGCTCTGCGCGTGCCAGGCAGGGCCGATATCTCGTCGAAGGCCCGCAGGCCGTTCGTGAGGCAGTGCAGTACGCCGCGAGCTCGGTGCGCGACGTCTACCTCACCGAGGGTGCTGCTAATCGGTATCCCGAGATCCCGCAGGCAGCCGATGAGTCCGGCCTGTACGTCCACCTCGCTAGCCCTGAAGTGCTCCGTGCCATGAGCCCGGACGCGCAGGAGATCCTCGCGGTGGCAGAGATCCCCCAGCATCGCGGCCTCGAGGCTTTGGCCGAACTGCCCTCTCGACCGCCGCGTCTCCTTGCCATCTGTGCTGAGGTCACCGATCCGGGCAATGCCGGCACGCTGATTCGCGCCGCAGACGCCGCTGGCGCGGACGCCGTGGTGTTCTGCAACGGGTCGGTCGACGTGACCAATCCCAAGGTGGTCCGCGCCGGCGCCGGATCGAGCTTCCACCTTCCTGTGCTCACGGGGGTGACTCTGTCCGCGGCCATCGCGGCGGTGCACGAGCGCGGCCTGCAGGTGCTCGCGGCCGATGGCCAGGGGGATCATGACCTCGATGAACTCCTGGACGCCGCCGCAGCACAGGGGAGTGCCCCGGCCCTGGTCGGCTCGGTGGCCGATGAGGTCGCGATGCTCGAGACCGCCGGCCCGGCCCTGACCGCGCCGACGGCATGGCTCTTCGGGCACGAGGCCCGCGGACTGAATGCCGAGCAGCTCGCCCTGGCCGATGCCGCCATCCGCATCCCCATCCACGGTCAGGCCGAGTCGCTGAACCTCGCCACGGCAGCCGCCCTATGCCTCTACGCCTCAGCGCGAGCACAGCGCTGA
- a CDS encoding ClpP family protease, translating to MTDDDASQLNPRLRDELAHRRVLLLDGPLDDANGAELLARLLLLSAEDPRTGITLWIHSPGGSVPAMLAIRDAMKMLPCDVATVALGLACSAGQFLLSAGTPGKRFALPHARILMHQGSAGIGGSAVEVEVQAGDLRHTRDTVLRLIAQDTGQEPERVFEDSLHDRWFTAEEARDYGFIDHLAPDLTQLVPSPRRRAAGLGVLS from the coding sequence ATGACCGATGACGACGCTTCCCAGCTCAATCCTCGCCTGCGCGACGAGCTCGCCCACCGCCGAGTGCTGCTCCTCGACGGCCCGCTTGATGACGCCAACGGTGCCGAGCTGCTCGCCCGCCTGCTCCTGCTGTCCGCGGAGGATCCCCGGACCGGCATCACTCTATGGATCCACTCACCTGGCGGCTCCGTGCCCGCGATGCTCGCCATCCGCGATGCCATGAAGATGCTCCCCTGCGACGTCGCGACAGTGGCTCTCGGATTGGCCTGCAGCGCCGGTCAGTTCCTGCTGTCGGCGGGCACTCCCGGCAAGCGCTTCGCCCTGCCGCACGCCCGCATCCTCATGCATCAGGGTTCCGCCGGCATCGGTGGCAGCGCCGTCGAGGTCGAGGTCCAAGCCGGCGACCTGCGCCACACCCGTGACACGGTCCTGCGGCTCATCGCGCAGGACACCGGGCAGGAGCCCGAGCGGGTCTTCGAGGATTCGCTGCACGATCGCTGGTTCACCGCCGAGGAGGCCCGGGACTACGGCTTCATCGACCACCTGGCCCCGGATCTCACTCAGCTCGTGCCGTCACCACGGCGCCGGGCCGCCGGTTTGGGGGTGCTCTCATGA
- a CDS encoding ClpP family protease yields the protein MSAYPIPHVIAAHPRGERMMDVYSQLLSERIVYLGTAIDAGVANTIIAQLLHLESQSPESPVNLYINCEGGDPAATLAIYDTMQYIQAPVATTCVGQAFAAGAVLLAGGAPGQRAVLPHTRVILHQPAIQGRGTIPDLILHADEVIRLRAELEEILSEHTGRPLDDLRRDTDRHRVFSALAARDYGLVDEVLRPRGSAGPRRSQGSEPTLGAGDAPRGEAPRTVR from the coding sequence ATGAGCGCGTATCCGATCCCCCACGTCATTGCTGCTCACCCTCGGGGCGAGCGCATGATGGACGTGTACTCCCAGTTGCTCTCCGAACGGATCGTCTACCTCGGCACGGCCATCGACGCCGGAGTGGCGAACACGATCATCGCCCAGCTGCTGCATCTGGAGTCGCAGTCACCGGAGAGCCCGGTGAACCTCTACATCAACTGTGAGGGCGGAGATCCCGCGGCCACACTGGCCATCTACGACACCATGCAGTACATCCAGGCTCCCGTGGCGACCACCTGCGTGGGCCAGGCCTTCGCTGCGGGGGCCGTCCTGCTGGCCGGCGGCGCACCCGGTCAGCGGGCGGTGCTGCCGCACACGCGGGTCATCCTGCACCAGCCGGCGATCCAGGGGCGCGGCACCATTCCGGACCTGATCCTGCATGCCGATGAGGTGATCCGGCTGCGCGCCGAGCTCGAGGAAATCCTCTCCGAGCACACGGGCCGGCCACTGGATGACCTGCGCCGGGACACTGACCGGCATCGGGTCTTCAGCGCGTTGGCGGCTCGTGACTACGGCCTGGTCGATGAGGTCCTCAGGCCGCGAGGCTCAGCTGGACCTCGCCGGAGCCAAGGCTCGGAGCCGACGCTGGGCGCTGGCGATGCGCCGCGTGGCGAGGCGCCGAGGACAGTGAGGTGA
- a CDS encoding helix-turn-helix domain-containing protein translates to MSILTFRRMTRRERLWREVLGEQLRERRRDQGRTLTDTARAAGLSPQYLSEIERGRKEPSSEVVAAVAEALGTTLLELTGQVTEQLRRDAAAATLTSLSSAPRHAAHRQRPASAPSLGSGEVQLSLAA, encoded by the coding sequence ATGTCGATCCTGACCTTCCGCCGGATGACCCGCCGCGAACGCTTGTGGCGGGAGGTTCTGGGTGAGCAGTTGCGCGAGCGTCGCCGCGATCAGGGCCGCACGTTGACGGACACCGCACGGGCGGCCGGCCTCTCTCCCCAGTACCTCTCCGAGATCGAGCGCGGGCGCAAGGAGCCCTCGAGCGAGGTGGTCGCAGCGGTGGCGGAGGCCCTCGGAACCACGCTGCTTGAACTCACCGGCCAGGTCACCGAGCAGCTGCGGCGCGACGCCGCGGCAGCCACGCTCACCTCACTGTCCTCGGCGCCTCGCCACGCGGCGCATCGCCAGCGCCCAGCGTCGGCTCCGAGCCTTGGCTCCGGCGAGGTCCAGCTGAGCCTCGCGGCCTGA
- a CDS encoding DUF6328 family protein, translating to MATASKPVPGRDETAVQRADRNWNELAQELRVTQTGTQILTAFLLTLPFQPRFADLSSRQETHYLVLVGLAVLTTALMVAPVSLHRFLFQRGRKPEMVRVADRLTRVGLITLALVVIGTTTFVFDIVLGEPATWIAAAACTVLLLALWLGLPWRIGRSDPLE from the coding sequence ATGGCCACCGCGAGCAAGCCTGTACCCGGCCGCGACGAGACCGCGGTGCAACGCGCCGATCGGAACTGGAACGAACTCGCCCAGGAACTGCGGGTCACCCAGACCGGCACCCAGATCCTCACTGCCTTTCTCCTCACCCTGCCCTTCCAGCCGCGATTTGCCGATCTCAGTTCCCGGCAGGAGACCCACTACCTCGTGCTGGTGGGCCTGGCAGTCCTCACCACTGCGCTCATGGTGGCGCCGGTGAGTCTGCACCGGTTCCTCTTTCAGCGCGGACGCAAGCCGGAGATGGTGCGGGTCGCCGATCGGCTGACCCGGGTTGGCCTGATCACGCTCGCACTCGTGGTTATCGGAACGACGACTTTCGTCTTCGACATCGTGCTGGGGGAGCCGGCCACCTGGATCGCTGCCGCGGCCTGCACGGTGTTGCTGCTGGCGCTCTGGCTCGGCCTGCCCTGGCGCATTGGCCGGAGCGACCCGTTAGAGTGA
- the pheS gene encoding phenylalanine--tRNA ligase subunit alpha → MSSTDLHPLDEDGVAAALARAVDAVSAANSLDELKAARLTHAGDRSPLALANRAIGSLDKQDKAAAGKLVGSSRGRLNQAIAARQAELEAAEAERVLREETVDVTTASPRRPRGARHPLSTLMEEVSDFFVGLGWEIAEGPEVEHEWYNFDALNQGPDHPARQMADTFYAEGVTTGATDAELSAATPGLLLRTHTSPVQLRSMLSRGAPLYIACPGKVFRNDALDATHTPVFHQVEGLAVDEGLTMAHLKGTLDHFARALFGPEARTRLRPSFFPFTEPSAEMDLWFPQKKGGAGWIEWGGCGMVNPRVLAAAGLDPEKVTGFAFGVGTERALMLRHGIADMHDIIEGDVRFSSQFGTTGRGN, encoded by the coding sequence ATGTCCTCCACTGATCTGCACCCCCTCGATGAAGACGGCGTCGCCGCTGCGCTGGCGCGCGCTGTGGACGCCGTGTCCGCGGCGAACAGCCTGGACGAGCTGAAGGCCGCCCGGCTGACCCATGCCGGTGATCGCAGTCCGCTGGCCCTGGCGAACCGGGCCATCGGCTCCCTGGACAAGCAGGACAAGGCCGCCGCGGGCAAGCTCGTCGGCAGCTCTCGTGGCCGGCTCAATCAGGCGATCGCCGCGCGCCAGGCCGAGCTCGAGGCGGCCGAGGCGGAGCGCGTGCTGCGTGAGGAGACGGTGGACGTCACCACCGCCTCACCGCGCCGCCCGCGTGGCGCACGGCACCCCCTGTCCACGCTGATGGAGGAGGTCTCCGACTTCTTCGTCGGACTTGGCTGGGAGATCGCCGAAGGCCCGGAGGTGGAGCACGAGTGGTACAACTTCGATGCCCTCAACCAGGGCCCGGACCACCCGGCCCGCCAGATGGCCGACACCTTCTATGCCGAGGGTGTGACCACCGGCGCCACGGACGCTGAGCTCAGCGCGGCGACCCCGGGACTGCTGCTCCGCACGCATACCTCACCCGTCCAGTTGCGCTCGATGCTTTCCCGCGGCGCGCCGCTGTACATCGCCTGCCCGGGCAAGGTCTTCCGCAACGACGCCCTCGACGCCACGCACACGCCCGTCTTCCACCAGGTCGAGGGGCTCGCCGTGGATGAGGGCCTGACCATGGCCCACCTCAAGGGCACCCTCGATCACTTCGCGCGCGCCCTCTTCGGGCCCGAGGCGCGTACCCGGCTGCGGCCCAGCTTCTTCCCCTTCACCGAGCCCAGCGCTGAGATGGACCTGTGGTTCCCCCAGAAGAAGGGTGGGGCGGGCTGGATCGAGTGGGGTGGCTGCGGCATGGTCAACCCCCGCGTGCTCGCCGCCGCCGGCCTGGATCCGGAGAAGGTCACCGGCTTCGCCTTCGGCGTGGGTACCGAGCGCGCCCTGATGCTCCGCCACGGCATCGCCGACATGCACGACATCATCGAAGGAGACGTGCGCTTCTCCTCGCAATTCGGCACCACCGGCAGGGGGAACTGA
- the pheT gene encoding phenylalanine--tRNA ligase subunit beta — MPFVPMSWLRDHVAVPEDTTAEQLAATLVRVGLEEEQILPPVVTGPLVVGRVLNAVKEEHSNGKTINYCRVDVGEHNDAPGEGSESAEVASRGIVCGAHNFGPGDHVVVALPGTVLPGPFPIAARKTYGHISDGMICSAKELGLGEDHDGILVLEQYLGSEAVPGPGTSALDLLGLGEEVLEINVTPDRGYCFSMRGVAREYSHATGQAFTDPGVEENLSLRLPSATEDAFAVEVHDSVPASSGLTSPGCDRFVTRIVRGIDPTASSPAWLRARLVQAGMRPISLAVDVTNYVMLDLGQPLHAYDLGALTAPIVVRRAQAGEKLTTIDDVERALHPEDLLITDSRGGHAARPLGLAGVMGGAETEVSRSTTDVLIESAHFAPVSIARSARRHKLPSEAAKRFERGVDPRLQAVAAQRVVDLLVAHGGGTADPAVGDLGHSAEALPAPILFDPAEVVRLTGVAHSREDALAVLETIGCTVAEAPQASTDDATAAVSVTPPSWRPDLTGPAHLVEEVARITGYDAIASILPKAPGGRGLTPEQRGRRDVARALAESGYVEVLSYPFIGDVHDRMLIPSADPRRITLRLANPFAEDAPALRTSLLDTLLPTARLNVARGSGRPGSSDLALFEMGLVTHPAGIQAAPSPGTDQRPSAGELEALARAVPAQPWHIAGVLTGRRLPDGVAELPQTGRTADWADAIEAAQTVAATLGLELELRRPEGGHAPWHPGRCAELRVAGHEGIVGHAGELHPQVVARLELPARSCAFDMDLSALLGAMATTPPPARAVSSFPPAKEDVALVVDESVPAAEVFAAVREGAGELAEEIGLFDVYTGAQLAAGKKSLAFSLRLRASDRTLTAEETAAVRERVVASAAERVGAVLRG; from the coding sequence ATGCCTTTCGTCCCGATGTCCTGGCTGCGCGACCACGTCGCCGTCCCGGAGGACACCACGGCCGAGCAGCTGGCCGCCACCCTGGTGCGCGTGGGGCTGGAGGAGGAGCAGATCCTCCCTCCCGTCGTCACCGGGCCGCTCGTGGTGGGGCGGGTCCTGAACGCCGTGAAGGAGGAGCACTCCAACGGCAAGACGATCAACTACTGCCGGGTGGACGTCGGCGAGCACAACGATGCACCCGGCGAAGGCTCGGAGAGTGCCGAGGTCGCCTCGCGCGGCATTGTGTGCGGTGCGCACAATTTCGGCCCCGGCGATCACGTCGTCGTGGCTCTGCCGGGGACTGTCCTGCCCGGCCCCTTCCCGATCGCGGCGCGCAAGACCTACGGTCACATCTCGGACGGCATGATCTGCTCCGCGAAAGAACTCGGCCTGGGAGAGGATCACGACGGCATCCTGGTCCTCGAGCAGTACCTCGGCTCCGAGGCTGTTCCCGGTCCCGGTACCAGCGCGCTGGATCTGCTCGGCCTGGGGGAGGAGGTCCTGGAGATCAATGTGACCCCCGACCGCGGCTACTGCTTCTCCATGCGTGGTGTGGCCCGGGAGTACAGCCACGCCACCGGGCAGGCCTTCACCGACCCCGGCGTGGAGGAGAACCTCTCGCTTCGCTTGCCAAGCGCCACTGAGGACGCTTTCGCCGTCGAGGTTCACGACAGCGTCCCGGCGTCCTCCGGCCTGACCTCACCCGGCTGTGACCGCTTCGTCACGCGCATCGTGCGCGGCATCGACCCCACAGCATCCAGCCCGGCGTGGTTGCGCGCCCGGCTGGTGCAGGCCGGCATGCGGCCCATCTCGCTGGCGGTGGACGTCACCAACTACGTCATGCTCGATCTCGGCCAGCCGCTGCACGCCTACGACCTCGGTGCACTGACCGCTCCGATCGTGGTCCGGCGCGCGCAGGCCGGTGAGAAGCTGACCACCATCGATGATGTCGAGCGCGCCCTCCACCCCGAGGACCTGCTGATCACCGATTCCCGCGGCGGGCACGCAGCACGGCCCCTCGGCCTGGCCGGAGTGATGGGAGGAGCCGAGACCGAGGTGTCGCGCTCCACCACCGACGTGCTCATCGAGTCCGCCCACTTTGCGCCCGTCTCCATCGCGAGGTCCGCACGCCGGCACAAGTTGCCCTCGGAAGCCGCCAAGCGCTTCGAGCGCGGCGTGGATCCCAGGCTGCAGGCCGTGGCCGCCCAGCGCGTAGTCGACCTGCTCGTCGCGCACGGCGGTGGCACCGCCGACCCAGCGGTCGGCGACCTCGGTCACAGCGCGGAGGCGCTCCCGGCCCCGATCCTTTTCGACCCGGCCGAGGTCGTGCGACTCACCGGCGTGGCGCACAGCCGCGAGGATGCCCTCGCCGTGCTGGAGACCATCGGCTGTACCGTGGCCGAGGCGCCTCAAGCCAGCACGGATGACGCCACCGCTGCGGTGAGCGTGACTCCGCCGAGCTGGCGGCCCGACCTCACCGGCCCGGCGCACCTCGTCGAAGAGGTCGCCCGGATCACCGGCTACGACGCCATCGCCTCGATCCTGCCCAAGGCCCCGGGCGGGCGCGGGCTCACCCCGGAGCAGCGTGGCCGGCGCGACGTCGCCCGCGCCCTGGCCGAATCCGGGTACGTGGAGGTGCTCAGCTACCCCTTCATCGGCGACGTCCACGACCGCATGCTGATCCCGTCCGCCGACCCACGGCGCATCACCCTCCGCCTGGCCAACCCCTTCGCCGAGGACGCCCCAGCGCTGCGCACCTCACTGCTGGACACGCTGCTGCCGACCGCGCGGCTCAATGTGGCCCGTGGCTCGGGCCGGCCGGGCAGTAGCGATCTCGCCCTGTTCGAGATGGGACTGGTTACCCACCCGGCCGGGATTCAGGCAGCGCCCTCGCCCGGCACGGATCAGCGGCCCAGCGCCGGTGAGCTCGAGGCTCTGGCTCGCGCGGTGCCGGCCCAGCCATGGCACATCGCAGGCGTCCTCACCGGGCGCCGCCTGCCCGATGGCGTCGCGGAGCTGCCGCAGACCGGGCGCACCGCAGACTGGGCAGACGCAATCGAGGCGGCCCAAACCGTTGCCGCCACCCTCGGGCTGGAACTCGAGCTGCGACGACCGGAGGGGGGTCACGCACCGTGGCATCCGGGACGCTGCGCGGAGCTCCGCGTCGCCGGTCACGAGGGGATTGTGGGTCATGCCGGTGAACTCCACCCCCAGGTCGTGGCCCGGCTGGAGCTCCCTGCACGTTCCTGCGCCTTCGACATGGACCTGTCCGCCCTGCTCGGGGCGATGGCGACAACCCCGCCCCCAGCGCGTGCCGTCTCGAGTTTCCCGCCGGCCAAAGAGGACGTAGCACTGGTGGTCGATGAGAGCGTCCCCGCTGCCGAGGTCTTCGCGGCCGTGCGCGAGGGAGCGGGGGAGCTTGCCGAGGAGATCGGGCTCTTCGACGTCTACACCGGTGCTCAGCTGGCCGCGGGCAAGAAGTCACTGGCCTTCAGCCTGCGCCTCCGCGCCTCGGACCGCACCCTGACGGCCGAGGAGACTGCCGCGGTGCGAGAGCGCGTGGTGGCCTCGGCGGCCGAGCGCGTCGGGGCGGTGCTCCGTGGCTGA
- a CDS encoding SDR family NAD(P)-dependent oxidoreductase codes for MAEKHPPAARTALITGASRGIGRELALGLARAGLNVGLLARDAVRLEEVAGEIRALGRTAVAAPADVTDASALSAAVATIEAGIGPVDLLVNNAGRFDAEVPPWEADPQEWWAIMETNVLGPFLLDRAIIPGMLARGGGRIIDLSSGAAVRDTAASSAYYTSKTALFRLGGSIHEAGYPRGLRIFELAPGVVRTDMTSGTAMHADRTEWNDVAEVVELAVMIARGGIDELSGRYVRAGTDTPASLRFQLGRGAEVLQDHVRRLRAADWPEK; via the coding sequence GTGGCTGAGAAGCACCCCCCAGCAGCGCGCACTGCGCTGATCACTGGCGCCTCCCGGGGGATCGGACGCGAGCTGGCCCTCGGGCTGGCCCGTGCCGGGCTCAATGTCGGCCTGCTGGCCCGCGACGCCGTCCGGCTGGAGGAGGTCGCCGGTGAGATCCGCGCGCTGGGGCGCACGGCGGTGGCCGCTCCGGCCGATGTCACCGACGCCTCTGCGCTGAGTGCGGCGGTGGCCACGATCGAAGCGGGCATCGGACCGGTCGACCTGCTCGTCAACAACGCCGGCCGCTTCGACGCCGAGGTGCCACCGTGGGAAGCGGACCCGCAGGAGTGGTGGGCCATCATGGAGACGAACGTGCTCGGGCCCTTCCTGCTCGATCGCGCGATCATCCCAGGCATGCTCGCTCGTGGCGGCGGCCGCATCATCGACCTGTCCTCCGGCGCTGCCGTGCGCGACACGGCAGCCTCCAGCGCCTACTACACCTCCAAGACCGCACTCTTCCGCCTGGGCGGCTCGATCCATGAGGCCGGATACCCGCGCGGACTGCGGATCTTCGAGCTCGCCCCGGGCGTGGTCCGTACCGACATGACCTCGGGTACCGCGATGCACGCCGACCGCACGGAATGGAACGATGTGGCGGAGGTCGTGGAGCTCGCAGTCATGATCGCGCGCGGCGGCATCGATGAACTCTCTGGGCGCTATGTGCGCGCTGGCACCGACACCCCGGCCTCGCTGCGCTTCCAGCTCGGCCGGGGTGCCGAGGTACTCCAGGACCACGTGCGACGACTGCGGGCGGCGGACTGGCCCGAGAAGTAG
- a CDS encoding D-Ala-D-Ala carboxypeptidase family metallohydrolase, whose product MTDLTRRTVIGAALATPVLGVVTAGLAAPAYAAGYTWSRTLRQGNSGEDVRQLQIRVAGRTNSTTRLAIDGSFGPATHSAVRNFQSAYGLGVDGVAGPQTFGRIYDMQSSDNSPRNFTFSEMTGSGQWSGGNTSAATARANALIVMWQLQALRDAMGNNPLVVTSGFRTISGNAAVGGSTNSRHTYGDAADLVSPAYSFCQIARAARSRGFSCILGPGFPGHDDHIHVDRGSTTISAPNCSGF is encoded by the coding sequence ATGACCGATCTGACTCGCCGCACCGTCATCGGTGCCGCACTCGCCACGCCCGTTCTCGGCGTCGTGACGGCCGGGCTTGCCGCACCGGCCTACGCTGCGGGATACACCTGGAGCCGTACGCTCCGCCAAGGAAACTCCGGTGAGGACGTGCGTCAGCTGCAGATCCGCGTGGCGGGACGGACGAACAGCACCACCCGCCTCGCCATCGATGGCTCCTTCGGCCCTGCCACCCACAGCGCCGTGCGAAACTTCCAGAGCGCCTATGGTCTCGGCGTTGACGGTGTCGCAGGCCCGCAGACCTTCGGCCGCATCTACGACATGCAGAGTTCGGACAACTCGCCACGCAACTTCACCTTCAGTGAGATGACCGGCTCCGGCCAGTGGTCGGGCGGCAACACCTCGGCCGCCACTGCCCGGGCGAACGCACTGATCGTCATGTGGCAACTGCAGGCGCTGCGTGACGCGATGGGAAACAACCCTCTGGTGGTGACCTCCGGCTTCCGCACCATCTCCGGGAACGCCGCGGTGGGCGGTTCGACCAACTCCCGGCACACCTACGGCGACGCCGCCGACCTCGTCTCGCCGGCCTACAGCTTCTGTCAGATCGCCCGGGCGGCACGTTCGCGCGGCTTCTCCTGCATCCTCGGTCCGGGTTTCCCCGGGCACGACGACCACATTCACGTCGACCGCGGCTCCACCACGATCTCCGCGCCGAACTGCTCGGGGTTCTGA
- the argC gene encoding N-acetyl-gamma-glutamyl-phosphate reductase, which yields MRVSFSVAVAGASGYAGGEVLRLLLNHPDVRIGALTAHSSAGDRLGVHQPHLPALADRVIEPTSAGTLAGHDVVVLALPHGASGELADALSAHAEGAGPLIIDCGADHRLISAEDWQRFYGSDHAGTWPYGMPELLTGSPEAAHRQREDLRGARRIAVPGCNATAVTLALQPGVAAEIIDPGDIVAALAVGYSGAGKSLKPHLLASEAAGNLQPYGVGGTHRHIPEIAQNLRSASNSAIAPRISFTPMLAPVSRGILATVTAPLTVGDANLVRQVWTEHWEHEPFVDLLPAGTWPSTAAVSGTNRATVQVALDSGAGGAHGRVVAMCALDNLGKGTAGAAIQSMNLALGLPETTGLPTTGVAP from the coding sequence ATGCGAGTGAGCTTCTCTGTTGCTGTCGCCGGCGCCTCCGGATATGCCGGGGGCGAGGTCCTGCGTCTCCTGCTCAATCATCCCGACGTGAGGATCGGAGCTCTGACGGCACACTCCAGCGCCGGTGACCGGCTCGGGGTGCACCAGCCGCACCTGCCCGCCTTGGCAGACCGGGTGATCGAACCCACCAGCGCCGGCACCCTCGCGGGCCACGATGTGGTGGTCCTTGCCCTGCCCCACGGCGCCTCCGGCGAACTCGCGGATGCCCTGAGTGCTCATGCCGAGGGGGCTGGGCCGCTGATCATCGACTGTGGCGCGGACCACCGGTTGATCTCGGCAGAGGACTGGCAGCGGTTCTACGGCAGTGACCACGCGGGCACCTGGCCCTACGGCATGCCCGAGCTCCTCACGGGGAGCCCAGAGGCCGCCCACCGGCAACGGGAGGATCTGCGCGGCGCGCGGCGCATCGCTGTCCCTGGTTGCAATGCCACCGCCGTCACCCTTGCCCTGCAGCCGGGTGTCGCGGCAGAGATCATCGATCCGGGCGACATCGTGGCGGCACTGGCGGTCGGCTATTCCGGAGCAGGCAAGTCCCTCAAGCCGCACCTCCTCGCTTCCGAGGCCGCCGGAAACCTCCAGCCCTACGGCGTGGGCGGCACGCACCGGCACATCCCGGAGATCGCTCAGAACCTGCGCAGTGCGAGCAACAGTGCGATCGCTCCGCGGATCTCGTTCACACCGATGCTGGCGCCGGTGTCGCGGGGAATCCTGGCCACCGTGACGGCGCCGCTGACCGTCGGGGACGCAAATCTGGTGCGCCAGGTCTGGACCGAGCACTGGGAGCACGAGCCCTTTGTCGATCTGCTTCCTGCTGGCACATGGCCGAGTACGGCGGCGGTCTCGGGCACGAACCGTGCGACCGTGCAGGTGGCCCTGGATTCCGGGGCCGGCGGTGCCCACGGCCGCGTGGTGGCCATGTGCGCGTTGGACAACCTCGGTAAGGGCACCGCCGGTGCGGCCATCCAGTCCATGAACCTGGCCCTCGGGCTCCCCGAGACCACCGGCCTGCCGACCACAGGAGTCGCGCCATGA